The following nucleotide sequence is from Ktedonobacteraceae bacterium.
ACGACCCTGGCCGCGACACAGCATGGGAACACACCGGCACGCGTCGAACAGGTACAGGCAGGCCCTTATCGCTTCATAGTAAGCCTCTACGACGACCCTGCTCGCGCGGGTTTCGCGCTGCCTTTCGCGATTGCTCCGCAGGGAGCGGAGCAAGGTTCCTGGAGCTACCAGGTGACTTCTGTTCCGGTGGGGACACCTTTGCGCAACGGCCAGATTCGCATCAATGGCAAGCTTACAGCGAACCCGATCAGGGATAGTGTGAGTCCTGACCCGCGGGTGCCGGGAGGCGTGCAGGGAGACGCCGAGATCACGGTGCAGGGGCCATGGAACTTGCACGTGGTTGTAGATGGGCCACTTGGCCAGCAGTCATTTGATGTCCCGGTCACAGCCACTACCCTGCCCGCAATACCAACCTGGCTGGGCTGGTTCATTGGTTTCATTCCTGTCTACGGGATCGCCGTTTTCCTGTGGATGCAGGCAGGGCGCAGAAGGCAAGCTATCTCTCCAACTGGGTGATTTAAAGTCCTATAGGGACAGCGGCTTATCCCTGTCCAGGTTTGGGGTCCTGATGCCCGTAGGGACAGCGACGCGTTCCTGTCCTGCACCACAGCTTGACGTTCTGTTCTAGAAGAGATACAATATAGGCGGAAAGTATCGGTCAAAAAGTTATCAAATGTACCGGGCGACTCTAGCCGTCCGGTTTTCTTATGCCTTTAGAAAAGAAAGTCTCACATCGAAATTATGCAGGTTATGAAGAGTATGACCCAGACAGAACGTTTAGTGCGGCGCGAGGATATTCGTAACGTCGCCATTATCGCCCACGTTGATCATGGCAAAACCACCCTGGTGGATGGCCTGTTAAAGCAGAGCCACATCTTCCGCGAAAACCAGCAGGTGGGCGAGCTAATTATGGATTCCAACGACCAGGAACGCGAACGCGGCATTACCATCCTGGCTAAAAATACCGCTATCACCTATCGAGGTATCAAGATCAATATCATCGATACACCGGGTCATGCCGATTTTGGCGGCGAAGTCGAGCGTGTGCTGAATATGGCCGATGGTTGCATCCTGCTCATTGACGCCGTTGAAGGCCCCATGCCGCAGACACGTTTCGTCTTGCAAAAGGCTTTGGAACTCAATCTGCAGCCCATCGTCGTCATCAACAAAATTGATCGCCGCGATGCCCGCATCGCCCAGGTAGTCGAATGGACGCAGGACCTTTTCCTTGAACTGGCAACGACCGACGCGCACCTCGATTTCCCTATCCTGTACGCGATTGGCCGCGAGGGGGTCGCCATGTATTCACCCGATGACGAGCCTCGCGACCTCGAACCATTGTTTGAGACCATCGTCAATACCGTTCCGGCCCCGCTGGTGGATACCGAAGCCCCACTGCAGATGCTGGTGGCAGCGCTCGACTACGACGACTATAAGGGCAAGTACGCAATTGGCCGCGTGGTGCGTGGGCGCGTGAAGCCCAATACGTTCGTCGCGCATATCAACCGCGACGGCATCGTCTCGCGCCAGAAAATCAATCTTGTCCTCACCTTCAAGGGCTTGCAGCGCGTTGAAGTCGATGAGGCGCTGGCGGGAGATATCGTTGCGCTCACCGGCATTCCCAACGCTAATATCGGTGAGACAATTGCCGATATCGATACGCCCGAAGCCTTGCCCACTATTGCCATCACCGAGCCTACACTGAAAATGACGTTTGGCGTGAATACCAGTCCGTTCGCCGGGCGCGAGGGAAAGTTTCAGAC
It contains:
- the typA gene encoding translational GTPase TypA, whose translation is MTQTERLVRREDIRNVAIIAHVDHGKTTLVDGLLKQSHIFRENQQVGELIMDSNDQERERGITILAKNTAITYRGIKINIIDTPGHADFGGEVERVLNMADGCILLIDAVEGPMPQTRFVLQKALELNLQPIVVINKIDRRDARIAQVVEWTQDLFLELATTDAHLDFPILYAIGREGVAMYSPDDEPRDLEPLFETIVNTVPAPLVDTEAPLQMLVAALDYDDYKGKYAIGRVVRGRVKPNTFVAHINRDGIVSRQKINLVLTFKGLQRVEVDEALAGDIVALTGIPNANIGETIADIDTPEALPTIAITEPTLKMTFGVNTSPFAGREGKFQTSRQLRARLYRELETNVSLRVEDGNTPDEFIVSGRGELHLSVLIETMRREGYEFQVSRPEVITHIGEDGEILEPIEHLVIDTRETYIGVLTETLAARKAQLANMTNDGSGNVRLEYHIPTRGLIGFRNAFLTLTQGNGAMSSMLIDYQPWLGKIGTTRMGALIASETGVAVTYGLNNAQQRGDTFIEPGTPVYEGMIVGLNVRPMDMVVNVCKEKQKTNVRSSTADIAVRLTPPIIMSLEQSLDFINNDELVEVTPLNIRLRKRYLTQHERARNRDTE